Proteins found in one Gammaproteobacteria bacterium genomic segment:
- a CDS encoding formate dehydrogenase subunit gamma, with protein sequence MLLAAMVLPLTGYVYVALVEGAQAQESADNQVAVDANEINPRSEYWRAVRESAPGVTTASGPYVTNTMMQGGGETWREIRNGPISTFGPWMLAMMLLVIGLFHLINRPHGIRGGRSGDTVPRWSVTERTLHWYVAILFIIMAITGLSLLFGRRVLIPLMGPEGFAFWARWAMDIHNYLGPFFSVGVLLIIVAWIRYNIPTKTDWQWFKRGGGIIGNKEVHAGRMNGGEKSWFWIICSVGMVSIITGLIWDFPIFGFSREIMQITNIIHSVASIVWVTVFFGHAYIGTLGTKGAIEGMIKGEVDVNWMKQHHDLWYEELQRKGVAQQSTESDITTQTGRRAS encoded by the coding sequence TGCTGCCGCTGACGGGCTATGTGTACGTTGCGCTTGTCGAAGGCGCGCAGGCGCAGGAGTCCGCGGATAACCAGGTAGCGGTGGATGCCAATGAAATAAACCCGCGCTCCGAATACTGGCGCGCGGTGCGCGAGAGCGCCCCCGGCGTTACGACCGCTTCAGGCCCATATGTGACGAATACGATGATGCAGGGCGGTGGCGAGACCTGGCGAGAGATCCGCAATGGTCCCATATCTACCTTCGGGCCCTGGATGCTGGCGATGATGCTGCTCGTTATTGGACTATTTCACCTTATTAACAGGCCGCACGGGATACGGGGCGGCCGTTCCGGCGACACCGTACCCCGTTGGAGCGTAACCGAGCGCACCTTGCATTGGTACGTAGCGATCCTGTTCATCATCATGGCTATCACGGGCTTGAGTCTCCTGTTCGGACGGCGGGTGTTGATACCGTTGATGGGTCCGGAGGGATTTGCATTCTGGGCGCGATGGGCCATGGACATCCACAATTATCTCGGGCCGTTCTTCAGCGTTGGTGTGCTGCTGATCATCGTTGCGTGGATCCGCTACAACATCCCCACCAAGACCGACTGGCAGTGGTTCAAGCGCGGCGGCGGGATCATCGGCAACAAGGAGGTTCACGCTGGGCGCATGAATGGCGGCGAGAAGTCGTGGTTCTGGATCATTTGCAGCGTTGGCATGGTTTCCATCATCACCGGACTCATCTGGGACTTCCCGATCTTCGGTTTCAGCCGCGAGATCATGCAGATCACGAACATCATCCATAGCGTCGCCTCCATCGTCTGGGTGACGGTATTCTTCGGCCATGCCTATATCGGCACCCTGGGCACGAAGGGCGCGATCGAGGGCATGATCAAGGGCGAAGTCGATGTCAACTGGATGAAACAACACCATGACCTCTGGTACGAGGAGCTACAACGCAAGGGCGTGGCGCAGCAATCCACCGAGTCCGATATCACGACTCAGACTGGCAGGCGCGCGAGCTGA